The DNA window AACTCTTACTCCATCCCATTGTTCTTCTGGTAAAGCTTCTAATTGTTGATTTAATATTCTTAATAAATCTGTATGTTCATCTTTTAACATAAAATATGAACTTTTTAAAACATTAGATCTATCAGATGCTTTTATAGTTTGTGGGTGTTTAGCAGCAAGTTTTATAAATCTTCTTTTTTCTGCTCTGTTATCATTATAAACTTTGAATGCCTTTTTTAAATTTTCATCAGTGATTTTTACGTCACAGATTTTTTCTAATTCTTCTTTTGCTTTATTGAATATTCTTGCATTATATTGTTTACCAAATTCTTCTTTTCTATGTTGTCCATGGTTTAAGAATACCATAGGTATTTTTCTTCCAGCACTTACTTTATAGTTTTGAGAAAATGGTCTTAATGTATCGTCTAATGTAGTAATTAATGAAGCAGATAATCCATCTAAAGTACCATCTAAAGCCATTTCTAAACATCTTAAAGCCAATGAGTAGTAGAAAGTAGGGAAATAATCCTTTGCTTTTTCAATAGGTCCTTGTCCTCCCCATACACCAAATGGAACCATTCCACCTGCATAAACTATTTCTTCTGGTGCATAATAAGGGAATATTCCTACAGCTTTTTTACCTTCAGCAAGGTATTTATCTAGTTGCTTTCTAGGATTTTCTGCATAGTACTTAAATTGTTCTAACAATTCCTTAATTTCAGCCATCTTTCTTTCGTCCTCCTAATTTTAATGTTTTAAAGTTGGTTTAGACCAGTCAGTTTCTTTTGTGTTTTCAAAGTTTGTATAAACTTCTTCACCTTTAGCTAATTTTTCTTCTTTTCTTTCTTGCATTATTTCAACAAGTCCTTGTACTCTTGTATTATATTGTTCAGTTGAGAAGTTTCTTTCATCAGCTTGGTCTCCATCAAAGTGAACGACTGGAATTCCTAAATCTTCTTTCCATCTTCTTTCTATTTCTGGCATTGCACCACTCCATGGTTTACAACTACGGTTATAGTTTACAAGTGCTCCACTTATACCATTTTCTTTAGCCATAGTTTCTCTCCATTCAACACCAGTTTCTATACATACAGAACAAGGTGCTTTACAGTATGCTGCTGCCATTTCTCTTACATTGTTATATCTGAATCCAAATGCTGGTGCATAAACAACTGCAGTAACATTTACTCCATTATCTTTTAAAGGTTCAAATAATGGTTTTAATCCTGGCCAACAAGGAATTCCTTCAAATAAAATTCTGTGTTCTTCTGGATATTCCCAAGTAGATGTTCCTTCTTTTATAGATTGTTCAAATTCTTCTGCAAGTAATTCAAATCCCATTGCTGCTTCTTCATCACATCTTGCTGCAACGATATCTGCCATGTGGTTGAATAAGTCAAACCCACTTAATGGAGATGGTTTATATCCCATATATTTACAAGATTTTAACCAAGCTGCTGCTGTTCTGTTAGCTCTTGCACAAGCATCTTCAAATTTCTTTTCATCAAATTTCTTTCCTGTTAATTCTTCTAATTGTTTTATAGCATGATCAAATTGTCCTACTAAATAGTCAATTTTTTCTTCTGGTACATCTACAGTATTAGAAAATGGTATATCAATCATTATTAATGGAATATTATGCATTCTTGCAATATTTTCATACCATTTAGTCATCATATTACAAATATTATTACAACATAGTAAGAAGTCAGGTTGAGGCATTCTTCTTGCATCTGTTGGTTCCCCAGCAGCATAAGCTAAACTGATTCTTGCATATCCACAAATATCATTGTCATATCCCATATCTTCAGCAGCTTGACAAAGTCTTAATCCATCTTTCTTTGCAGCAGTTGATGCAGCATGATTTTCAGGATATACAACATTTAAGTCAAAAGCTTTTGCAAGTTCAATAGGGAACTTAGATGAACTCCAACCAACTAATTCTCCTCTTTTCTTTGCTTCCCATGCATTTGCATATACTTTATCAACAACACCTCTTAGTATTGCAGCAGCAGGTTTGTGCCCTTCTATTGGTCTAGGTGTTTTATTAGGTAATTTTTCCATTTTTCCAGCCATTTTTGTTTCCTCCTATTCATTTCTAAGTACATTTATTCTATAATCTTTATATAGAAATAGGTAAGTTACATTTTAGATTTTAAAAAATCTGGCTAGTAACAAACTTTTTTCTATTAAGTTAATACCAAAGTTTTCAATTATTGATGAGTCATTGTATATTTTTGATAAGCAAATAAAGCAGCTCCTATTGCCCCATTTAATTGACAATATTCATTTGTATGTAATTTAAAACCTAGATTTCTTTCTAATGCTCTAACCATACCTTTATTAAGTGCCACTCCACCTGTCATGACAACATCATCTTTTATACCTATTCTTTTTGCTAAACTACCAACACGGCTAGCTATGGCAGTATGAATTCCTTTTACTATATCTTCAATCTTTGTACCCTTAGCAAGTTGTGAAATTACTTCTGATTCTGCAAATACAGTACAAGTTGAACTTATTGCTACATCCACAGTTGAATTTTCATCCAATTTTTCTAGATCTTCTAAGGTTACTTCTAAAACCTTTGCAATTACATCTAGAAATCTTCCTGTTCCTGCAGCACATTTATCATTCATAACAAAATTTTCAAGCATTCCATTGTCTCCAATTTTTAATGCTTTTGAATCTTGTCCACCGATATCTATAATTGAGTGAACATTTGGAAATAGAAAATATGCTCCTTTAGCATGACAAGATAACTCAGACATTTGAGCTGGAACTTCTGCCAATGAATTTCTTCCATAACCAGTTGCAACTGCTCCTTGTAATTCACTTACTGAGCTTAATCCAACTTGTTCTAATGCTTCTTTCATGGCTCTAGCTGGTCCACTAGTTCCTGTTCCTACTGATATGACAGCTTTTGCAACAATTTCTTTACCATCTTTTAAAATTATACATTTAGATGCTGTTGATCCAACATCTATTCCCATAGTAAATATACTCATATATTTATCCTTTCCTTAAAAATAATCCTATTATGCAACTCCAACTAAATGTTTAGCATAGTTCAAGAATTTAGTTATTATTACAGCATTAGAAAGATTACTTATAAATCCTCCAATTACTGGAACTACAAAGAATGCTAACTTAGAATATCTATATTTTTTACATACAGTTTGCATAGTAGTCATAGACACAGGAACTGCTCCTAGTCCAAATCCTGTATGTCCTACTGCCATAACTGCTGCATCATAGTCTCCACCCAATAATCTAAATGTTAAGAAATAACAGAAGATTAGTATAAAAATTACTTGAGCTACTAATAATGCTACTAATGCAATTCCTAATCCTGATAATTGCCATAATTTCATAGTTATAATTGACATAGAAACAAATAATCCTAATGAAAATTCTCCAACAGAATCTATTGCTTCATATAAAACATCATGATTACCTTTTTTCAAATCATAGAAAATTCTTACTAATATTCCACCAAACATACAACTTACATGTATAGGAAGGTCTACACCAACTGATTTTAGTCCATTAGTTACTAATCTACCAATACCAATAGCCACACACATTAAGAATACAGCTTGAATAATTTGATTTTTACCCATTAAAATACCAGTAGATTCTTCTCCTGACATTTCAGCTTTTTCTTCTTTTCCATCTAACATAGGATCTTCAAGTTTATGTCTTTTAATAATAAAGTTTCCTAATGGTCCTCCAACAATACAACCTGAAATTAGTCCAAATGTAGCTGATGCTATTGCAACTTCCATAGCTGCTGATGCTCCTGCTTCAACTGCTATTGGAGCAAAGGCTGCTGCATTTCCATGTCCTCCTGTCATAGGTATACTTCCAGTCATCATAGAAATTAATGGATTTACATTAAATAGATGCCCTACTGCTAATGCTAAAGCATTTTGACAAGCTGCTAAAACTGCTGCTAAAACTGCAAATATTACAACTAGTTTTCCACCTTTTTTCAAAAGTGCCATACTTGCTGCTGCTCCACTTGCTGCAAAGAATATACA is part of the Fusobacterium nucleatum genome and encodes:
- a CDS encoding 2-hydroxyacyl-CoA dehydratase subunit D, with the translated sequence MAEIKELLEQFKYYAENPRKQLDKYLAEGKKAVGIFPYYAPEEIVYAGGMVPFGVWGGQGPIEKAKDYFPTFYYSLALRCLEMALDGTLDGLSASLITTLDDTLRPFSQNYKVSAGRKIPMVFLNHGQHRKEEFGKQYNARIFNKAKEELEKICDVKITDENLKKAFKVYNDNRAEKRRFIKLAAKHPQTIKASDRSNVLKSSYFMLKDEHTDLLRILNQQLEALPEEQWDGVRVVTSGVITDNPGLLEVFDQYKVCVVADDVAHESRALKVDIDLSIADPMLALADQFARMDEDPILYDPDIYKRPKYVLDLVKENNADGCLLFMMNFNDTEEMEYPSLKQAFDAAKVPLIKMGYDQQMVDFGQVKTQLETFNELVQLTRW
- a CDS encoding 2-hydroxyacyl-CoA dehydratase subunit D, encoding MAGKMEKLPNKTPRPIEGHKPAAAILRGVVDKVYANAWEAKKRGELVGWSSSKFPIELAKAFDLNVVYPENHAASTAAKKDGLRLCQAAEDMGYDNDICGYARISLAYAAGEPTDARRMPQPDFLLCCNNICNMMTKWYENIARMHNIPLIMIDIPFSNTVDVPEEKIDYLVGQFDHAIKQLEELTGKKFDEKKFEDACARANRTAAAWLKSCKYMGYKPSPLSGFDLFNHMADIVAARCDEEAAMGFELLAEEFEQSIKEGTSTWEYPEEHRILFEGIPCWPGLKPLFEPLKDNGVNVTAVVYAPAFGFRYNNVREMAAAYCKAPCSVCIETGVEWRETMAKENGISGALVNYNRSCKPWSGAMPEIERRWKEDLGIPVVHFDGDQADERNFSTEQYNTRVQGLVEIMQERKEEKLAKGEEVYTNFENTKETDWSKPTLKH
- a CDS encoding 2-hydroxyglutaryl-CoA dehydratase; this encodes MSIFTMGIDVGSTASKCIILKDGKEIVAKAVISVGTGTSGPARAMKEALEQVGLSSVSELQGAVATGYGRNSLAEVPAQMSELSCHAKGAYFLFPNVHSIIDIGGQDSKALKIGDNGMLENFVMNDKCAAGTGRFLDVIAKVLEVTLEDLEKLDENSTVDVAISSTCTVFAESEVISQLAKGTKIEDIVKGIHTAIASRVGSLAKRIGIKDDVVMTGGVALNKGMVRALERNLGFKLHTNEYCQLNGAIGAALFAYQKYTMTHQ
- the gltS gene encoding sodium/glutamate symporter, translated to MEELKVLKIDMFTTLMLAVLAIYFGDFLRKKIPVLVKYCLPASVVGGTIFALVSMGLYYANIVELDFDYKTVNQLFYCIFFAASGAAASMALLKKGGKLVVIFAVLAAVLAACQNALALAVGHLFNVNPLISMMTGSIPMTGGHGNAAAFAPIAVEAGASAAMEVAIASATFGLISGCIVGGPLGNFIIKRHKLEDPMLDGKEEKAEMSGEESTGILMGKNQIIQAVFLMCVAIGIGRLVTNGLKSVGVDLPIHVSCMFGGILVRIFYDLKKGNHDVLYEAIDSVGEFSLGLFVSMSIITMKLWQLSGLGIALVALLVAQVIFILIFCYFLTFRLLGGDYDAAVMAVGHTGFGLGAVPVSMTTMQTVCKKYRYSKLAFFVVPVIGGFISNLSNAVIITKFLNYAKHLVGVA